Part of the Carnobacterium pleistocenium FTR1 genome is shown below.
ATTAGATGAAGAACTTTTACAATCAGTAGCAGAAATGCTCTACAAATCTGAACGTATTTTTCTGTTCTCTCGTGGCGATTCACAAGTCCGAGCGAGAAGTTTTCAAAGTAAATTAATAAAAATCAACAAATTTGCTATTATTTCTGAAGAATATGCGGATGTAGCTTGGAATGCATCCAATCTTACCCCAAATGATTGTGCTTTATTTCTATCGTATGGGGGAATTAGTCCACATAATAATCGTATTCTACAACATTTTTCTAATGAAATGATTCCAACAATTTTGATAACGGGGAATCCAAACTCTGATTTGATTAAGTTAGCTACCAAAACGATAGTAGTCGTTCAAGAAGAATACGATTTTGTAAAGATTGGAACGTTTGCCTCACAAGTTGCGTTTGAATATGTTTTAAACACATTATATTCTATCCTATATGCAAAAGAATATAGAGATAATTTAGCAAATTTGAAGAAAAAACAAGCGCTGATTGAAAAAGGAATTTTAGCAGAAGAGATATAGAAATCGTTATCTATAAAATAGTGTGATTTTTTCTAGTCAATTACC
Proteins encoded:
- a CDS encoding MurR/RpiR family transcriptional regulator, with amino-acid sequence MQVLNKLKNQTNFTNVEIRVADYIIQNITKIPTINIEVLAKSTYTSHSTIIRLCKKMGYDGFKSFKIAISEVVYNQLHLPGEVDANFPFKQEDLTMDIAKNMADLTINTVKRTLAQLDEELLQSVAEMLYKSERIFLFSRGDSQVRARSFQSKLIKINKFAIISEEYADVAWNASNLTPNDCALFLSYGGISPHNNRILQHFSNEMIPTILITGNPNSDLIKLATKTIVVVQEEYDFVKIGTFASQVAFEYVLNTLYSILYAKEYRDNLANLKKKQALIEKGILAEEI